The proteins below come from a single Cervus elaphus chromosome 4, mCerEla1.1, whole genome shotgun sequence genomic window:
- the GPR4 gene encoding G-protein coupled receptor 4, whose amino-acid sequence MGNRTLEGCHVDSRVDHLFPPSLYIFVIGVGLPTNCLALWAAYRQVRQRNELGVYLMNLSIADLLYICTLPLWVDYFLHHDNWIHGPGSCKLFGFIFYTNIYISIAFLCCISVDRYLAVAHPMRFTRLRRVKTAVAVSSVVWATELGANSAPLFHDELFRDRYNHTFCFEKFPMEGWVAWMNLYRVFVGFLFPWALMLLSYRGILRAVRGSVSTERQEKVKIKRLALSLIAIVLVCFAPYHVLLLSRSAVYLRRPRDCGFEERVFSAYHSSLAFTSLNCVADPILYCLVNEGARSDVAKGLHHLLRFLASDKPQEMANASLTLETPLTSKRNSMAKAMAAGWGAALPTQGDQVQLKMLPPAQ is encoded by the coding sequence ATGGGCAACCGCACCTTGGAGGGCTGCCACGTGGACTCTCGGGTGGACCACCTCTTCCCACCCTCCCTCTACATCTTCGTCATCGGCGTGGGGCTGCCCACCAACTGCCTGGCCCTGTGGGCCGCCTACCGCCAGGTGAGGCAACGCAACGAGCTGGGCGTGTACCTGATGAACCTCAGCATCGCTGACCTGCTGTACATCTGCACGCTGCCGCTGTGGGTGGACTACTTTCTGCACCACGACAACTGGATCCATGGCCCCGGCTCCTGCAAGCTCTTCGGGTTCATCTTTTACACCAACATCTACATCAGCATTGCCTTCCTGTGCTGCATCTCGGTGGACCGGTACCTGGCCGTGGCCCACCCGATGCGGTTCACCCGCCTGCGCCGTGTCAAGACGGCCGTGGCCGTGAGCTCCGTggtctgggccacggagctgggCGCCAACTCGGCACCCCTGTTCCATGACGAGCTCTTCCGCGACCGTTATAACCACACCTTCTGCTTCGAGAAGTTCCCCATGGAGGGCTGGGTGGCCTGGATGAACCTCTACCGGGTCTTCGTGGGCTTCCTCTTCCCCTGGGCCCTCATGCTGCTGTCCTACCGCGGCATCCTGCGGGCCGTGCGGGGCAGCGTGTCCACCGAGCGCCAGGAGAAGGTCAAGATCAAGAGGCTGGCCCTCAGCCTCATCGCCATCGTGCTGGTCTGCTTCGCGCCCTACCACGTGCTCCTGCTGTCGCGGAGCGCTGTCTACCTGCGCCGCCCCCGGGACTGTGGCTTCGAGGAGCGAGTCTTCTCGGCGTATCACAGCTCGCTGGCCTTCACCAGCCTCAACTGCGTGGCTGATCCCATCCTCTACTGCCTCGTCAACGAGGGCGCCCGCAGTGACGTGGCCAAGGGCCTTCACCACCTGCTCCGCTTTCTGGCCAGCGACAAGCCCCAGGAGATGGCCAACGCCTCGCTCACGCTGGAGACCCCGCTCACTTCCAAGAGGAACAGCATGGCCAAAGCCATGGCAGCCGGCTGGGGGGCAGCTCTGCCCACCCAAGGGGACCAGGTGCAGCTGAAGATGCTGCCGCCGGCACAGTGA